The nucleotide sequence GCTTGCTCGTGTACTCGTCGACGTTCTTCTTAGTGTTGGCGTAGAACTCGCGCCACTCTTCCTCGGTCTTGCAGACACGATTCTTGCGGATCCGCGACCCGGTCGCACCGTCGGTCTTACAGATCAGCTTTTCCTTCGCATCCTTGCCGGAATGATCGTCTTTCGCAGCCACCGGCGCGGCGACTGCCGTCATCGCGAGCGTGGCGGTGAGAAACAACATGGCCTTCATTATACCCTCCATATTTCGCGACGACCATAGCGTTGGTGCTCCGGAATGGCCAGCGGACCGAGTCAATTGTTACAATTTGCGATGAACATAGCGGGAGCGAATTCAATCGCGATTATCGGATATTACGGCTGTTTGACTTTTCGCTTTTCCGGCCCAGTGCGGAAAGGACGCCGCGTAGCGTCCTGATTTCGAGATGGTTCCAGCCTGGCTTGGTCAGCACGCCGCGCAAGGTGCGCCGGGTCGCGGACGCCCGGCTCGCAGGTCGGAAGTAGCCGGCCGATTCCAGCAGTTCCTCGAAATGTACGATGAGGCCTTCGAGTTCGTCCTGCGGGGCGGGCGGAAGGAGGTCCTCCGCCGTAGGCTGCACGAGCGTCTGCGTCTTCGACCACTCGTAAGCGCACAGGATCACGGCCTGGGCAAGGTTGAGCGAGCCGAACTCCGGATTGATGGGCACCGTCACGATCGTTCTGGCCAGTGCAACGTCATCGGTTTCGAGACCTGAGCGCTCGGGCCCGAAAAGGATCGCGCTGCGGCCGCGATTGCTTCCAGCCATCTCGCGTGCCGCCTGCTCGGGGGTCAGCACCGGCTTGGTGACTCCGCGCTTGCGCACGGTCGTCGCGTAGACATGCGCGCAGTCGGCCACTGCTTCCGCTACAGAGGAAAAGACCTGGGCTTTCTCGAGCACCACATCGGCGCCACTCGCGGCGGGGCCGGCGGAGGGATTGGGCCAGCCGTCCCGCGGCTCGACCAGGCGCATTTCGGCGAGTCCGAAGTTGAGCATCGCGCGCGCCGCCTTGCCGATGTTCTCGCCGAGCTGCGGACGGACCAGCACGATGACCGGGGCGTCATCACTCTCCTGCATCAGCCAGGTCCGACATCGCGGACGCTGCTGGCGAATTCCTCGAAGTCCCTGGGCTCGCCGAAATCGCGATAGACGCTGGCGAAACGTATGTAGGCGACCGAATCGAGCTGGCGCAGCCCGTCCATCACCATCTC is from Croceibacterium aestuarii and encodes:
- a CDS encoding RNA methyltransferase, coding for MQESDDAPVIVLVRPQLGENIGKAARAMLNFGLAEMRLVEPRDGWPNPSAGPAASGADVVLEKAQVFSSVAEAVADCAHVYATTVRKRGVTKPVLTPEQAAREMAGSNRGRSAILFGPERSGLETDDVALARTIVTVPINPEFGSLNLAQAVILCAYEWSKTQTLVQPTAEDLLPPAPQDELEGLIVHFEELLESAGYFRPASRASATRRTLRGVLTKPGWNHLEIRTLRGVLSALGRKSEKSNSRNIR